One genomic segment of Cellulophaga sp. HaHaR_3_176 includes these proteins:
- a CDS encoding 6-phosphofructokinase has protein sequence MMAKKSILIICGGGPAPGINAVISTVAKIFLKDGYRVIGLHEGFKGLFSEEPKIKEFNFDHADRIFSRGGSTLVMSRFKPTDEKLNTKLFLDNNVKLLVSIGGDDTASTANRITDYLLKDNISISNIHVPKTIDNDLPLPDRNPTFGFHSAKDEGVRIGNTTYEDARTSQNWFVMSTMGRSAGHLAFGIATSCHFPMLVIPEMFEKTNITFDKVIRLIISSIIKRKIENINYGVALISEGVFHILPDSELDKCDINFTYDDHGHPELGNVSKSHIFNMLLQTKLKELGIDIKSRPVELGYELRCCRPIGFDLTLCTLLGLGVKKMFDEGVTGCIVTANSKGEITPLFLSDLKGEDGKIAPRLVDVNSEFAQLCFQNLHYLQEEDYEKAKVYLKNPEAYDFNKILTE, from the coding sequence ATGATGGCTAAAAAATCTATTTTAATTATTTGTGGCGGAGGTCCAGCTCCAGGAATAAATGCAGTAATAAGTACAGTTGCTAAAATATTTCTAAAAGATGGGTATCGAGTAATTGGGTTGCATGAAGGTTTTAAAGGTCTTTTTTCTGAAGAACCTAAAATAAAAGAATTCAATTTTGATCATGCAGATCGTATTTTTAGTAGAGGTGGCTCTACGTTAGTAATGAGTAGATTTAAACCTACTGATGAAAAATTAAACACGAAATTATTTTTAGATAATAATGTAAAATTATTGGTTAGTATAGGAGGCGATGATACTGCTTCTACAGCTAATCGAATTACAGATTATTTATTAAAAGATAATATTTCCATATCTAATATTCACGTACCTAAAACTATAGATAATGATTTGCCTTTGCCTGATAGAAATCCAACATTCGGTTTTCATTCAGCTAAAGACGAAGGTGTACGTATAGGAAATACAACATATGAAGATGCCCGTACTAGTCAAAACTGGTTTGTAATGAGTACTATGGGAAGATCTGCAGGGCATTTAGCATTTGGAATTGCAACAAGTTGTCATTTTCCAATGTTAGTTATTCCTGAAATGTTTGAAAAAACAAATATCACTTTTGATAAAGTGATACGATTGATAATTTCATCAATCATAAAAAGAAAAATAGAAAATATAAATTACGGCGTAGCTTTAATTAGCGAAGGTGTTTTTCATATTTTACCAGATTCTGAATTAGATAAATGCGATATTAATTTCACATATGACGATCATGGTCACCCTGAACTTGGTAACGTGAGTAAGTCTCATATTTTTAATATGTTACTTCAAACAAAATTGAAAGAGTTAGGTATTGATATTAAAAGTAGACCAGTTGAATTAGGATATGAATTACGTTGTTGTAGACCTATTGGCTTTGATCTTACATTATGTACCTTATTAGGTTTAGGAGTTAAAAAAATGTTTGATGAAGGTGTTACTGGCTGTATCGTAACCGCAAATTCAAAAGGAGAAATTACACCATTATTCTTATCTGATTTAAAAGGAGAAGATGGGAAAATAGCTCCAAGGCTAGTTGATGTTAATTCTGAATTTGCTCAATTATGTTTTCAAAATTTACATTACTTGCAAGAAGAGGATTATGAGAAAGCTAAAGTCTACCTTAAAAATCCTGAAGCATATGATTTTAATAAGATTCTTACAGAATAA
- a CDS encoding Nramp family divalent metal transporter → MKTEPVVKKSILKKILALVLAFGPGIFAIGYTIGTGSVTSMIVAGSTYGMQLLWVLLLSCVFSGLLMYAYGNFALVTGETALFAFKKHLKWGKLIAILIIIGISFGQWNSLMGILGISSTIIFEIFVLYFPNLEAYKYETVLTVAIVVIGIMYCLLLVGKYTFFEKILVIFVTIMGLSFIISLFMVYPLPIEVAQGLIPSIPQVEGGKMMVAAFVGTTMASATFLSRPLFVKGKGWNIKNLKQQKQDAIVAACLVFAISAAVMAVACGALYHDGEPVTQVIDMVNTLEPVAGKFALTLFFFGSLSAGLSSIFPCLLIAPILLADYQSGELDTSSKQFRIITAFASLFALIVPVFGANPIEMQILSQVFNVFVLPLVIVGALFLINNKKLMKEYKAGLFLNIGLFAALFFSLVISYNGVIAIFEYF, encoded by the coding sequence ATGAAAACAGAACCAGTAGTTAAAAAATCAATTTTAAAAAAAATTTTAGCACTAGTTTTGGCATTCGGCCCCGGTATATTTGCAATAGGTTATACTATTGGTACAGGTAGTGTAACATCTATGATTGTAGCAGGTAGTACCTACGGTATGCAATTATTATGGGTTTTATTATTAAGTTGTGTTTTTTCAGGCTTATTAATGTATGCTTATGGTAACTTTGCTTTAGTTACTGGTGAAACTGCTTTATTTGCCTTTAAAAAGCATTTAAAATGGGGGAAATTAATAGCTATATTAATTATTATAGGCATTTCATTTGGTCAATGGAATTCACTAATGGGAATTTTGGGGATTTCATCAACTATAATATTCGAGATTTTTGTTTTATACTTTCCTAATTTAGAGGCTTATAAATATGAAACTGTATTAACCGTAGCAATTGTCGTTATTGGTATTATGTACTGTTTATTGTTAGTAGGTAAATATACTTTCTTTGAAAAAATATTAGTGATTTTTGTTACTATAATGGGGTTGTCTTTTATAATCTCTTTATTTATGGTGTACCCGTTACCAATAGAAGTAGCACAAGGATTAATACCATCAATACCTCAGGTAGAAGGAGGGAAAATGATGGTAGCAGCATTTGTTGGTACGACAATGGCATCAGCAACATTTTTATCACGCCCATTATTTGTTAAAGGAAAAGGTTGGAATATTAAAAACTTAAAACAACAAAAACAAGATGCTATTGTAGCTGCTTGTTTGGTATTTGCAATTAGCGCAGCTGTTATGGCAGTTGCTTGTGGGGCACTTTATCATGATGGTGAGCCTGTAACGCAAGTAATAGATATGGTAAATACGTTGGAACCCGTAGCAGGTAAATTTGCTTTAACACTATTTTTCTTCGGGTCATTAAGTGCTGGTTTATCATCTATTTTTCCATGTCTATTAATAGCTCCTATTTTATTAGCAGATTACCAATCGGGAGAATTAGATACAAGTTCTAAACAATTTAGAATTATTACAGCTTTTGCAAGTTTATTTGCTTTAATTGTACCCGTTTTTGGAGCTAATCCTATTGAAATGCAAATACTTTCTCAAGTGTTTAATGTGTTTGTACTGCCATTAGTTATAGTAGGGGCACTTTTTCTTATTAATAATAAAAAATTAATGAAAGAATATAAAGCAGGTCTCTTTTTAAATATTGGTTTGTTTGCCGCACTTTTCTTTTCTCTAGTTATTTCATACAATGGTGTAATTGCTATTTTTGAATACTTTTAA
- a CDS encoding tRNA-dihydrouridine synthase, with the protein MSFTLLSSPLQGFTDFRFRNAFHHYFGGVDTFYAPYIRLDGKLKIKSSYQRDLQLENNTTLNVIPQVMTNDADEFLFVVKYIQELGYKELNWNLGCPYPMVTKRGMGSGLVKESDKIDHILERVHAETNVVVSMKMRMGYENSSEILDTFPVLEKYPIKNIAIHARIGKQLYKGGVDLDAFQRCVESTSHKLYYNGDITTVNKFKEMQERFPSIDHWMIGRGLIADPFLPSMIKENTIEYPENRLEIFKEFHDTIYQQYDEFLSGPTPIKMKMLGFWEFFSQSFSNPQKTYKAIKKAGNPRAYQSAVSEILKQEKR; encoded by the coding sequence ATGAGTTTTACTCTTTTATCTTCTCCCTTACAGGGGTTTACCGATTTTCGTTTTCGTAACGCTTTTCATCACTATTTTGGAGGGGTTGATACTTTTTATGCACCATATATTCGATTAGATGGTAAATTAAAAATAAAATCATCATACCAAAGAGATTTACAATTAGAGAATAATACAACTTTAAATGTAATACCACAGGTGATGACTAATGATGCTGATGAGTTTCTGTTTGTTGTAAAATATATTCAAGAATTAGGATATAAAGAACTGAATTGGAATTTAGGTTGTCCTTATCCAATGGTTACAAAACGAGGAATGGGTTCCGGTTTGGTAAAAGAATCAGATAAAATAGACCATATTTTAGAACGTGTGCATGCTGAAACTAATGTAGTTGTTTCTATGAAAATGCGAATGGGATATGAAAATAGCTCCGAGATTTTAGATACATTTCCTGTTTTAGAAAAATATCCAATAAAAAATATAGCTATTCATGCTCGAATAGGCAAGCAGTTATATAAAGGTGGTGTAGATTTAGATGCTTTTCAACGTTGTGTAGAAAGTACTTCTCATAAGTTATATTATAACGGCGACATTACAACTGTAAACAAGTTTAAAGAAATGCAAGAACGTTTTCCTAGCATCGATCATTGGATGATTGGTCGAGGACTTATTGCTGATCCATTTTTACCCAGTATGATAAAAGAAAATACTATAGAATATCCTGAAAATAGGCTTGAAATATTTAAAGAATTTCATGATACTATTTATCAGCAATATGATGAATTTTTATCAGGGCCAACACCTATAAAAATGAAAATGCTTGGTTTTTGGGAGTTTTTCTCACAATCATTTTCAAACCCTCAAAAAACATATAAGGCTATTAAAAAAGCAGGTAACCCAAGAGCTTATCAAAGTGCGGTTAGCGAAATTTTAAAGCAAGAAAAAAGATGA
- a CDS encoding radical SAM protein, whose amino-acid sequence MKDLLLITPPFTQLNTPYPATAYLKGFLNTKNISSFQIDLGIEVILNIFSKEELENIFNFAFENNTIITENCERIYALKDSYLETINAIISFLQGKNQTFARQICTEGFLPEASRFEQLDDLDWAFGAMGLQDKAKHLATLYLEDVSDFIVECVDANFGFSRYAERLGRSANSFDELYDFLQNDLTYIDEISIEILEKHIQNVKPKLVCFSIPFPGNLYSAFRCAQYLKATYPDLKIGMGGGFPNTELRSITDTRVFDFFDYITLDDGELPIELVANSILNPSDNDEYKRTFLLEDTKVVYKNTTSKADYKQSQVGTPDYSNLLLDQYISVIEIANPMHSLWSDGRWNKLTMAHGCYWGKCTFCDISLDYIKVYEPIAAKLLVDRMEQLIEQTNENGFHFVDEAAPPSLMKALAIEIIQRKLTVTWWTNIRFEKNFTNDLCKLLKASGCIAVSGGLEVASDRLLKLIDKGVTVEQVAQVTRNFTESNIMVHSYLMYGYPTQTVQETVDSLEMVRQLFELGVLQSGFWHQFALTAHSPVGLNPSEYGIIPDYKNITFANNDIDFKDTTGIDHSKFSFGLKKSLFNYMHGIAFELPLDEWFDFKIPQTSIPYNFIEQSLNSDLDFTIKPTAKIVWLGGMPIIEEFSKSKKGNTWEMLKMTFHNKKSTVTISVDKEKGHWFIKQLEVLMLQDKKLISFKELKSDFEQQFDDFELFWFSKPINNLKEIGLLAV is encoded by the coding sequence TTGAAAGACCTTTTACTTATAACTCCACCTTTTACACAGTTAAATACGCCGTACCCAGCTACCGCTTATTTAAAAGGGTTTCTGAATACAAAAAACATTTCGAGCTTTCAAATTGATTTGGGTATCGAGGTGATTCTAAATATTTTTTCAAAAGAAGAATTAGAAAACATTTTCAATTTTGCATTTGAAAATAATACGATTATTACAGAAAATTGCGAACGTATATATGCTCTAAAGGATTCATATTTAGAAACAATTAATGCCATTATATCTTTTCTTCAAGGAAAAAATCAAACTTTTGCTAGACAAATTTGTACCGAAGGCTTTTTACCAGAAGCATCTCGTTTTGAACAATTAGACGATTTAGATTGGGCTTTTGGAGCTATGGGTTTACAAGATAAAGCTAAGCATTTAGCTACCTTATATTTAGAAGATGTTTCAGATTTTATTGTAGAATGTGTAGATGCTAATTTTGGATTTAGTAGGTATGCAGAACGCTTAGGTAGAAGTGCTAATTCTTTTGATGAGTTATACGATTTTTTGCAAAATGATCTTACTTATATTGATGAAATAAGTATTGAAATTTTAGAGAAACATATTCAAAACGTTAAACCTAAATTAGTTTGTTTTTCTATACCTTTTCCTGGTAACTTATACAGTGCTTTTAGGTGTGCACAGTATTTAAAAGCAACGTACCCTGATTTAAAAATAGGAATGGGAGGTGGTTTTCCAAATACAGAACTACGCTCAATTACTGATACACGTGTATTTGATTTTTTTGATTACATCACGCTTGATGATGGAGAATTACCAATAGAACTTGTCGCAAATTCTATTTTAAACCCTTCAGATAATGATGAATACAAGAGGACTTTTCTATTAGAAGATACAAAAGTTGTTTATAAAAATACGACTTCAAAAGCAGATTATAAACAAAGCCAAGTAGGTACACCAGATTACTCTAATTTACTATTAGATCAATATATTTCTGTGATAGAAATTGCGAATCCTATGCATAGTTTATGGAGTGATGGCCGTTGGAATAAATTAACAATGGCTCATGGATGTTATTGGGGTAAATGTACTTTTTGTGACATTTCGTTAGATTATATTAAAGTTTACGAACCAATTGCAGCTAAACTTCTAGTAGATAGAATGGAGCAGTTGATTGAACAGACAAATGAAAATGGATTTCATTTTGTTGATGAGGCAGCCCCACCTTCATTAATGAAGGCTTTAGCTATTGAAATTATTCAAAGAAAGTTAACTGTTACATGGTGGACGAATATTCGTTTCGAGAAAAATTTCACAAATGACCTTTGTAAATTATTAAAAGCTTCAGGTTGTATTGCTGTTTCTGGTGGTTTAGAAGTAGCCTCTGACCGGTTATTAAAATTGATAGATAAAGGAGTAACTGTTGAACAAGTAGCTCAGGTAACACGTAATTTTACGGAATCAAATATAATGGTGCACTCGTATTTAATGTACGGATATCCAACGCAAACAGTACAAGAAACTGTTGATAGTTTAGAAATGGTTCGCCAGCTTTTTGAACTAGGAGTTTTACAGTCTGGTTTTTGGCATCAATTTGCATTAACAGCGCATAGTCCTGTAGGTTTAAATCCTTCTGAATACGGTATTATACCCGATTATAAGAATATTACTTTTGCGAATAACGATATTGACTTTAAAGATACTACAGGAATTGACCATAGTAAATTTAGTTTTGGGTTAAAAAAATCACTCTTTAATTATATGCATGGTATTGCGTTTGAATTGCCATTAGATGAGTGGTTTGATTTTAAAATACCTCAAACAAGTATACCTTATAATTTTATAGAGCAAAGTCTTAATTCTGATTTAGATTTTACAATAAAACCTACAGCTAAAATTGTATGGTTAGGAGGGATGCCTATTATAGAGGAATTTTCTAAATCAAAAAAAGGTAATACTTGGGAGATGCTGAAAATGACGTTTCATAATAAAAAAAGTACAGTAACAATTTCTGTAGATAAAGAGAAAGGGCATTGGTTCATCAAACAATTAGAAGTACTTATGTTACAGGACAAGAAACTAATTTCATTTAAAGAGTTAAAATCAGACTTTGAGCAACAATTTGATGATTTTGAACTTTTTTGGTTTTCAAAACCTATAAATAACTTAAAAGAAATAGGACTTTTAGCTGTTTAA
- a CDS encoding DMT family transporter translates to MNSFVKYLSHLPAYELVFFRSLGTLILTMSYLKYHKISMLGTKRKLLLLRSLAGVTSMTLYFLSLKYLTLGTAVSLRYIAPIFAAVFAVFILKEKVKPIQWLFFAFAFCGVLILKGFDGATDGFGLFLVILSAFFSGFVYITLNMIGKSEHPVVVVNFFMFVATVVGGVLSIFTWKSPQGIEWLLLSCMGVFGYFGQLYMTKAFQSASTTQAAPLKYIEVLFAVTVGLIWFKEVYTLWSLLGIVMIVCGLALNALYKGKKKA, encoded by the coding sequence ATGAACTCATTCGTAAAATACTTGTCACACTTACCAGCCTATGAATTGGTATTTTTTAGATCGTTAGGCACTTTAATATTAACAATGTCATATTTAAAGTACCATAAAATATCAATGTTAGGTACTAAAAGAAAGTTATTGCTTTTGAGAAGTTTAGCAGGTGTAACATCAATGACTTTATATTTTTTATCTTTAAAATATTTAACACTTGGTACAGCAGTTTCATTACGTTATATCGCCCCGATATTTGCGGCTGTTTTTGCTGTTTTTATTTTAAAAGAAAAAGTAAAACCTATACAATGGTTGTTTTTTGCATTCGCATTTTGTGGTGTTTTAATTTTAAAAGGCTTTGATGGCGCAACTGATGGCTTTGGTTTATTCTTAGTAATTCTATCCGCTTTTTTTAGTGGTTTTGTGTATATAACACTTAATATGATTGGTAAAAGTGAACACCCTGTTGTTGTCGTTAATTTCTTCATGTTTGTAGCTACAGTTGTTGGTGGTGTCTTAAGTATTTTCACTTGGAAAAGTCCACAGGGTATAGAATGGCTTTTATTATCATGTATGGGTGTATTTGGCTATTTTGGTCAATTATATATGACTAAAGCATTTCAATCTGCTTCGACAACACAAGCAGCTCCACTTAAATATATAGAAGTATTATTTGCTGTAACCGTAGGTCTTATTTGGTTTAAAGAAGTTTATACATTGTGGAGCTTGTTAGGTATTGTAATGATTGTTTGTGGCTTAGCTTTAAACGCTTTGTACAAGGGTAAAAAGAAAGCATAA
- a CDS encoding DUF4270 family protein — MKKAIGLICLIIGFLISCSDDTLNTSDFVAGEVFTSSNSRVINIDTMTIEMATIKFDSIITSTADRMLIGKYNDDVFGKTQSASYMGLLPSEYTIDTEAKYDSIAFYIKYDGYYYNDTLNTNTIHIKQLNDNFDVGRGDNYYNTSNVTYNENDLGFISYIPRPFSSDSLEIKIDDDFGNTLFDDLQKKLITNNEEFLNKYKGVAFVPGEDDNGSVIGFGKSSETCYLRLYHSTSEADDIVQSYIDFTLNTTETPNPFFNQIKATEPIDYLQTLTNSEIDLNSIDSDNKTFIQSGIGIATKISFPYLKSIQNIQGKGTLLNAVLKIKPVTGSYNDNLMLRDNFSVYTVDKNNDLIQQLYQNSGSEVDGILNYESEEFNELYYEIPLTSYIESILTADTNTTESLLLIPSTYSTTIDRFILNGSNTTTNNKTTLEITYAIYDENN, encoded by the coding sequence ATGAAAAAAGCAATTGGCCTTATTTGCCTTATTATCGGGTTCTTAATTTCTTGTAGTGATGATACTTTAAATACTTCTGACTTTGTTGCTGGTGAAGTATTTACGAGTAGTAATAGTAGAGTTATAAATATTGACACAATGACGATTGAAATGGCTACCATAAAGTTTGATAGTATTATAACTTCTACTGCCGATAGAATGTTGATTGGTAAATACAATGATGACGTATTCGGAAAAACCCAAAGTGCTAGCTATATGGGTTTGCTGCCATCGGAATATACCATTGATACAGAAGCTAAATATGATAGTATCGCCTTTTACATAAAATATGATGGCTATTATTATAATGATACCTTAAATACAAACACAATACATATTAAACAACTGAATGATAATTTTGATGTTGGTAGAGGCGACAATTATTACAATACAAGCAATGTAACTTACAATGAAAATGACTTAGGTTTTATCTCTTATATACCAAGGCCCTTTTCTTCAGATTCTCTTGAAATAAAAATTGATGATGATTTTGGAAATACTCTTTTTGATGATTTACAAAAAAAATTAATTACAAATAATGAAGAGTTTCTCAATAAATATAAAGGAGTTGCTTTTGTACCTGGTGAAGATGATAATGGTTCTGTTATTGGTTTCGGAAAATCTTCAGAAACTTGTTACTTAAGACTTTATCACTCTACATCTGAAGCAGATGATATTGTACAAAGTTATATCGATTTTACTTTAAACACTACAGAAACCCCTAACCCTTTTTTCAATCAAATTAAAGCTACAGAGCCAATTGATTATTTACAAACACTCACAAATTCTGAAATAGATTTAAATAGTATTGATAGTGATAATAAAACTTTTATTCAAAGTGGTATTGGTATTGCTACTAAAATTAGCTTTCCATATTTAAAATCCATTCAAAATATACAAGGTAAAGGAACATTGTTGAATGCAGTTTTAAAAATTAAACCTGTAACAGGTTCTTATAATGACAACTTAATGTTAAGAGATAATTTCTCGGTTTATACTGTTGATAAAAACAACGATTTAATTCAGCAACTATACCAAAATAGCGGTTCAGAGGTTGACGGTATTTTAAATTATGAAAGTGAAGAGTTTAATGAATTGTATTACGAAATACCATTAACTAGCTATATCGAAAGCATATTAACTGCTGATACAAATACAACCGAATCTTTACTATTAATACCGAGTACGTACTCGACCACTATTGATCGTTTTATATTAAACGGTTCTAATACAACTACAAATAACAAAACTACATTAGAAATTACATATGCTATTTACGATGAAAATAACTAA
- a CDS encoding kelch repeat-containing protein codes for MNKLKYQFKMVSIFSMAILGLNSSCSDDDDDDELGNWIDKSVFDGSPRSGVAGFTIGNIGYMGVGYDGDDYLNSFWAYDMDGDYWSQKADFTGVARNAAVGFKIDSKGYIGSGYDGLDELGDFYSYDTGLNTWTQIADFPSTPRRSAVAFGINGVGYFGTGFDGDNDRKDFWKYNPTTDSWSELVGFGGNKRRAATTFTINDKVYLATGIANGAYLTDFWEFNADTETWTAKLDLDEEDDYTITRSNALGFSLDGYGYIACGDRSGTTATVWEYKPSSDTWDLKTSFEGTSRLDGIAFSNEIRAFVGLGRSGSLYLDNLSEFFPFAEYDDED; via the coding sequence ATGAATAAATTAAAATATCAATTTAAAATGGTTTCTATATTCAGTATGGCAATATTGGGTTTAAATAGTAGCTGTTCTGATGATGACGATGACGATGAATTAGGAAACTGGATAGATAAATCTGTATTTGATGGTAGTCCAAGAAGTGGAGTTGCTGGTTTTACCATTGGTAATATTGGTTATATGGGTGTAGGTTATGATGGAGATGATTACTTAAATTCATTTTGGGCCTATGATATGGATGGTGACTATTGGTCTCAGAAAGCAGATTTTACAGGTGTTGCTAGAAATGCAGCTGTAGGTTTTAAAATTGATAGTAAAGGATATATTGGTTCTGGTTATGATGGTTTAGATGAGTTAGGCGATTTTTATTCATATGATACGGGTTTAAATACATGGACTCAGATAGCAGATTTTCCATCAACACCAAGAAGAAGCGCAGTTGCTTTTGGTATTAATGGAGTAGGATATTTTGGTACTGGTTTTGACGGTGATAATGATCGTAAAGATTTTTGGAAATATAACCCAACAACTGATAGTTGGTCTGAACTAGTCGGTTTTGGTGGAAACAAAAGAAGAGCAGCAACAACCTTTACAATTAATGATAAAGTGTATTTAGCAACTGGTATTGCTAACGGAGCTTATTTGACAGATTTTTGGGAATTTAATGCAGATACTGAAACATGGACAGCAAAATTAGATTTAGATGAAGAAGACGATTATACAATTACAAGAAGCAATGCTCTTGGTTTTTCTTTAGATGGTTATGGTTATATTGCTTGTGGAGATAGATCAGGTACTACAGCTACAGTATGGGAATATAAACCTTCATCTGATACTTGGGATTTAAAAACGAGTTTTGAGGGAACATCAAGATTAGATGGTATTGCTTTTTCAAATGAGATTAGAGCTTTTGTAGGCTTAGGGCGTTCAGGAAGTTTATATTTAGATAATTTATCTGAGTTTTTCCCGTTTGCAGAATATGATGATGAAGATTAA
- a CDS encoding DUF4907 domain-containing protein, translating into MKIVKFVIALALLIGLSFIGKTVIENVKQTENQSLYTEVFKQDNGYGYQILTNNKILIKQNFIPAIQGEHPFKSKEEAVLVAELVKKQLLENKSPIVSTDDLSNLKIDTTKY; encoded by the coding sequence ATGAAAATTGTAAAATTTGTAATAGCCTTAGCTTTATTAATTGGTTTATCTTTTATAGGTAAAACAGTAATTGAAAATGTTAAGCAAACAGAAAACCAAAGTTTATACACCGAAGTTTTTAAACAAGACAATGGTTATGGATATCAAATTTTAACCAACAATAAAATTTTGATTAAGCAGAATTTTATACCAGCAATTCAAGGTGAGCACCCTTTTAAATCAAAAGAAGAAGCAGTACTCGTAGCTGAATTGGTAAAAAAGCAATTGTTAGAAAATAAAAGCCCAATAGTTAGTACTGATGATTTATCTAATTTAAAAATTGATACTACTAAATATTAA
- a CDS encoding sensor histidine kinase codes for MEFKRKYLGQITIHLVLWVSFYGLLSYPFIVQQQKLPPDLPIRLLLATIIYYLNFYYLVPKILLKKRTINYIVVSIAIIVVFTLGVDLFAKLFIEIDTSPNLPNWRLRGERHRLPNFRMFFMYIIMFGIPFIISSLLRIYVEWKKNEDLRKIVEKEKINSELQFLKAQLNPHFLFNSLNAIYSLSVKKSNDTSEAIINLAELMRYMLYEADKDIVPLHKELEYIKNYVQLQRLRLSDSENVTLKISGEDRGKGIPPLLFISFIENAFKYGTDFQGKTNVKIIFSIFKDSINFKITNKIGTFRKESTNFGVGLENIKNRLKLLYPDSHDLIVDNNGETYIVKLTLKL; via the coding sequence ATGGAATTTAAAAGAAAATATTTAGGTCAAATTACAATCCATCTCGTTTTATGGGTTTCATTTTATGGTCTGTTATCTTATCCATTTATAGTACAACAACAAAAACTTCCACCCGATTTACCTATTAGGTTGCTGCTAGCAACAATAATATATTATCTTAATTTTTATTATTTAGTTCCGAAAATACTACTTAAAAAACGTACAATCAATTACATAGTTGTTTCTATCGCTATAATTGTTGTATTTACATTGGGAGTTGATTTGTTTGCTAAATTATTTATTGAAATAGATACTTCACCTAATTTACCAAATTGGAGATTAAGAGGAGAAAGGCATAGATTACCAAATTTTAGAATGTTTTTTATGTACATTATAATGTTTGGTATCCCTTTTATAATTAGTTCATTATTGAGGATTTATGTAGAATGGAAAAAGAATGAAGATTTACGTAAAATTGTTGAAAAAGAAAAGATAAACTCAGAACTTCAGTTTTTAAAAGCACAGTTAAATCCGCACTTTTTATTCAATTCTTTAAATGCAATTTACTCTTTGTCAGTAAAAAAATCTAATGATACTTCAGAAGCTATTATAAATTTAGCAGAGCTTATGAGGTATATGTTATATGAGGCAGATAAAGATATAGTACCACTTCATAAAGAGTTAGAGTATATTAAAAATTATGTGCAATTACAAAGACTCAGGTTGTCTGATAGTGAAAATGTTACTTTAAAAATTTCAGGAGAAGATAGAGGTAAAGGAATACCGCCTCTATTATTTATTTCATTTATAGAAAACGCATTTAAATATGGAACAGATTTTCAAGGAAAAACAAATGTCAAAATAATTTTTTCCATTTTTAAAGATTCTATCAACTTTAAGATTACCAATAAAATTGGGACTTTCAGAAAAGAATCAACAAATTTTGGAGTAGGTTTAGAAAACATTAAAAACAGACTGAAATTACTGTATCCAGATTCTCATGATCTTATTGTAGATAATAACGGAGAAACATACATTGTTAAACTTACTTTAAAACTATAA